The following DNA comes from Oharaeibacter diazotrophicus.
CGAGGCGGTGGACGAGCTGAAGCTCGCCGTCGGCGGCGCCGCCTACGCGGTGGTGAAATCGTCCGACGTGATGATCGCGGTGGACTGAGGCCGGTCCCGCCGCGTCGGGATCGCGACGTCGGGAATCCGACATCCTGTCGGCTTCCCGACACGGCGTCCCGGACCGGCGGCCGCGGCGCTCCGGCATTCGGCACGCGGCATGGCGCTTGCTCGGCGTCCGGCCGAGGAGCCCCGCGGACGCGACCTGGAGCGACGAGCATGATCGGATGGAGCGACGAGGACGGCGGGGCACCGGTCGCCCTGATCCTCGGGACCAACGAGATCGCCTCGGCGGTGGCGGTGCACCTGTGGCGCGCCGGCTTCGCCTCGGTGCTGTCGCACGACCCGCACCCGCCGGTGATCCGGCGCGCCATGGCCTTCCACGACGTGCTCTACGGCGAGACCGTTGCGATCGAGGGCGTCGGCGCCGAGCCGATCGAGGAAGGCGGCCACATTGGCTTCTTCGGGCGGCGCGATCCGCGGATCGGCGTCACCCGGCTCGGCTTCTCCGACCTCTACCCGCACACCCGCTTCGCCCTGCTCGCCGACGCCCGGATGAACAAGCACGCGGTGAAGCCGGACCTCCGGCTGCTGACGCCGCTGGCGATCGGCCTCGGGCCGGGCTTTACCGTCGGCGGCAATTGCGACGTCGCGATCGAGACGCGCCCGGCGCGCAACGGCACCGTGGTCGGCGCCGGCGCGACCGACGGCGCCGACGGCCGTTCGGCGCGGCTCGGCGAGGCCGGCGGCGAGCGCTTCGCCCGCGCCGACCGGCCGGGACGCTGGCGCACGGCGCTCGAGATCGGCACCCGGCTCTACCGCGGCGTCACCGTCGGCCTCCTCGACGGCGTGCCGGTGACGGCACCGATCGACGGGGTGCTGCGCGGCGTGGTGCGCGACGGCACCGAGGTGGCCGAGGGCGTCAAGCTGCTGGAGATCGACCCGCGCGGCCGCGGCCTGGCGTCGTGGACCGGCATCGACGAGCGCGGCGCCGCCATCGCCGACGCGGTGGTGCGGGCGGCGCGGGCGCACCGCCCCGTCGCCGCGCCGGTCCTCTGAGGCCCCGCCGTTGAACCGCATCACCATCGCAGAGGTCGAGCGCCTCCTCGCCGAGGACGTGCCCGCCGGCGACCTCACCACCGACGCCCTCGCCATCGGCGCCATGCCCGGCCGCCTCACCTTCGCCGCGCGCGGCCCGACGACGGTCGCGGGGATCGAGGTGGCCGGCCAGATCCTCGGCCACGTCGGCGCCACGGTGGCGCTGGCGGTGGCGAGCGGCACCACCGTCCCCGCAGGCACGCCGCTGCTGGTCGCGGACGGACAGGCCGGCGCCCTGCACCGCGGCTGGAAGGTGGCGCAGACCCTGGTCGAGGTGCTCTCGGGCATCGCCGGCGCGGCGCGCAGCCTCGTGGACGCCGCGGCCGCCGTCGATCCGGCCGTGCGCGTCGCCTGCACGCGCAAGACCGTGCCGGGCACGAGACGGCTGTCGCAGATCGCCGTGGTCGCGGGCGGCGCGGTGCTGCACCGGCACGGCCTGTCCGAGACGGTGCTGCTGTTCGCCGAACACCGCGCCTTCCTGGCCGGTGAGGACCTCGCGGCGCTCGCCGCGCGCCTGCGCCACGGCGCACCGGAGAAGCGGCTGGTCGTCGAGGTCGGCGAACCCGGCGAGGCGCGCCGGGCGATCGCGGCGGGCTTCGACGTGATCCAGCTCGAGAAGTTCAAACCGGACGAGGTCGCGGCGGTCGCGGCGGCACGACCCGCCCACGTGCTCCTCGCCGCCGCCGGCGGTATCGATCCGAGCAACGCCGCCGCCTACGTCCGCGCGGGCGCGGGCCTGCTGGTCACGTCGTGGCCCTACACGGCGCGGCCGGCGGAGGTCGCCGTGACCATCGTCCCGGCGGACCGTGCCGAAACCGTGCCGCAAACCGCACCTCCATCCGTTTCGATACTTACGTAGTCCGACGAAGACTTGGGCCTCGCGAAGACGGACTCCAGGAATTGCATCATGGAACGGCACTTCTCACGCCGACGACTTGAGCAGACTGCATTTCATTTGATGCTGACAGCCGTTGCCGGAGCGCAGCATGCTTGGCGTGCGGCTCTCCGGCCGCCCAACCTCCCCGATCCGTTCCCGCCGGAGTACGCTCGATGACGTCGACCTCCGTGATGTCCGCGTCCCGCCCCGCCTCCGCAGCCGGCCGCCCGGCGAGTGCCGGTGCCTATCGCGAGATCGCCCTGTCGGGCATCTACGAGATCTCCAAGATCCTGACCTCGGCACGCTCGCTCGAGAGCTGCCTCGCCAACATCGTCGCGATCCTGTCGTCCTTCATGCAGATGCGGCGCGGCATGATCCTGATGCTGGACGACAGCGGCACGCCGGAACTCGCCGCCGCCACCGGCCCCTCGGCGGCCAAGCCGATGAAGAACGGCAGCCTCGTGCCGCAGAAGGCGATCGACCAGATCGTCGCGACCCAGGTGCCGCTGGTGATCGAGAACGTCGCCCAACACCCGATGTTCAAGGGCTCGGTCTACCTGATGGTGGCGCCGACCAAGTCGACGATGAGCTTCATCGGCGTGCCGATCAAGGCGGACGGCCGCGTCATCGGAACGCTGTCGATCGACCGCGAATGGGACGGCCGCCTGGAGTTCCGCCTCGAGGACGACGTCCGCTTCCTGACCATGATCGCCAACCTGATCGGCCAGACCGTGCGGCTGCACCGGCGCATCGCCGAGGACCGCGACCGCCTGATCGAGGACAAGCAGCGCCTCGAGAAGGCGCTGTCGAACGTGATGGAGGAAGGCGGTGCGAGTGCCGCGACCACCGGCCGGCCGGCGCCGGCGCCGAAGACGGGCATCGTCGGCGACAGCCCGTCGCTCCGGGCGGTGCTGCGCATGGTCGACCAGGTGGCGCCGTCCAACGTCACCGTGCTGCTGCGTGGGGAGACCGGCACCGGCAAGGAAATGTTCGCCAAGGCGATCCACGCCAAGTCGCCGCGGCGGAACGGCCCGTTCGTCAAGGTGAACTGCGCGGCGCTGCCGGAGAGCGTGATCGAGAGCGAGCTGTTCGGCCACGAGAAGGGCGCCTTCACCGGCGCCGTCGGCAGCCGGCGCGGCCGCTTCGAGCTCGCCCACGGCGGCACGCTGTTCCTCGACGAGATCGGCGAGATTTCCGCGGCCTTCCAGGCCAAGCTGCTGCGCGTGCTGCAGGAGGGCGAGTTCGAGCGTGTCGGCGGCACCCAGACCCTGAAGGCGGATTTCCGCCTGATCTGCGCCACCAACAAGAACCTCGAGAAGGCGGTCGAGCAGGGCGCCTTCCGCGCCGACCTCTACTACCGCATCAACGTGGTGACGCTGATGCTGCCGGCGCTGCGCGAACGGCCGGGCGACATCCCGCGCCTCGCCGCCAGCTTCCTGACGAGCTTCGGCGCGGAGAACCGCCGCTCCGTCCGCTTCCGCGACGAGGCGCTCGACGTGCTGGCGCGCTGCTACTTCCCCGGCAACGTCCGCGAGCTCGAGAACTGCGTCCGCCGCACCGCGGCGATGACCACCGGCCCCGAGATCGGCAAGGACGACCTCGCCTGCAGCCAGGGCAACTGCCTGTCGGCGACGCTGTGGAAGGGCAAGGGCGCGCGGGTGCCGGCGGGGCAGTCGCAGGCGGCGTTCGAGCCGGTCGGCGGGGTGTTCCTGCCGATCGCCGGCGTCGCCGCACCGGCCTCCGACCTGCCGAAGGACTGCGTCGGCGCCGACGAGTGTCCGGCCGTCCGGCCCGGCAAGTCGGAACGCGAGATGCTGATCGACGCCATGGAGCGCACCGGCTGGGTCCAAGCCAAGGCGGCGCGCCTCCTCAATCTGACGCCGCGCCAGATCGGCTACGCGCTGCGCAAGCAGGGCATCGAGCTGAAGAAGCTCTGAGCCGGCGCGGGACGCGCGCTCCCGACGATCGCAACACATGGATGGGCCGGGCCGTCGCGCCCGGCCCTTCCGCGTTCGCGAGAGCCGATGCGACGGTGCGGCGAGGCCCGACAATCCGCTGTCGGGCTTGCGACAGGCTGTCGGACGAGAGCCGTGCGCGACCGCACAAGTCATTGTAAAACATGATCTTCCGCCCTGGCACGCGGCTTGCGGGACATTGCCCGACGGCCAACGCATGAGGAGACGGATCATGCTCTCGCTCGACGCCATCGCCCCGGTCATCGATCTCGACGCGATGCGGGCAAAGCTCTCCGAAGGGGGGTGCAAGTCCTCCGCCTGCGGTTCCTCCGCCAAGCCCGACGACATGGACCCGGCGGTGTGGGAGCGCATCAAGGACCATCCCTGCTACTCGGAAGAGGCCCACCACTATTTCGCGCGGATGCACGTGGCGGTCGCCCCCGCCTGCAACATCCAGTGCAACTACTGCAACCGCAAATACGACTGCGCCAACGAGAGCCGCCCCGGCGTCGTCTCGGAGAAGTTGACGCCCGACCAGGCGCTGCGCAAGGTGATCGCGGTCGCCAACGAGGTGCCGCAGCTCTCCGTGCTCGGCATCGCCGGCCCCGGCGACGCCTGCTACGACTGGAAGCGCACGAAGGCCACCTTCGAGGCGGTGTCCGCCGAGATCCCCGACGTCAAGCTGTGCATCTCCACCAACGGGCTCGCCCTGCCCGACCACGTGGACGAGCTGGCGGCGATGAACGTCGACCACGTCACGATCACCATCAACATGGTCGACCCGGAGATCGGGGCGAAGATCTATCCTTGGATCTTCTACCAGCACCGGCGCTGGACCGGCGTCGAGGCCTCGCGGATCCTGCACGAGCGCCAGATGCAGGGCCTCGAGATGCTGACGGCGCGCGGCATCCTCACCAAGATCAACTCGGTGATGATCCCCGGCGTCAATGACGACCACCTCGTCGAGGTCAACCGCTGGGTCAAGGAACGCGGCGCGTTCCTGCACAACGTCATGCCGCTGATCTCGGAGGCCGAGCACGGCACCCACTTCGGCCTGACCGGCCAGCGCGGGCCGACGGCGATGGAGCTGAAGGCGCTGCAGGACCGACTCGACGGCGGCGCCAAGCTGATGCGGCACTGCCGGCAGTGCCGCGCCGACGCGGTCGGCCTGCTCGGCGAGGACCGCGGCCAGGAGTTCACGCTCGACCAGCTGCCGGAGGTGGTCTCCTACGATCCGGCCAAGCGCGAGGCCTATCGCGAGGTGGTGGCGCGCGAGCGCGGCGACCACGTCGCGGCCAAGTCGGTGGCCGACGCCGCGGTGCGCGCGGCGGTGACGGGCGGCTCGATGCTGGTGGCGGTGGCGACCAAGGGCGGCGGCCGCGTCAACGAGCACTTCGGCCACGCCCGCGAGTTCCAGGTCTACGAGGCGAGCCCGAAGGGCATCGTGTTCGTCGGCCACCGCAAGGTCGATCAGTACTGCATGGGCGGCTTCGGCGAGGACGCCACGCTCACCGGCGTGATCGCCGCCCTCGAGGGCGTCGACGTGGTGCTGTGCGCCAAGATCGGCGACTGCCCGAAGGACGACCTCGCCGCCGCCGGCATCCGGGCCAGCGACGACCACGCCCACGACTACATCGAGACCGCCATCCTCGCCCTCGTCGCCGAGACCTTCGGCGCGGCGCTGGAGCCGATGACGGCCTGAGCTCCCCCTCCCGACCTTCCCCCAGCCGAAAGGAAAACGACCCATGGCCTTCCAGATCGTCTCGTCCCAGTGCACCGCCTGCGGCGCCTGCGAATTCGAGTGCCCGTCGGGCGCCATCAAGTTCAAGGGCGAGACCTACATCATCGACGCCAAGAAGTGCACCGAGTGCGAGGGCGCCTTCGACACCCAGCAGTGCGCCCAGGTCTGCCCGGTCCCGAAGACCTGCATCCCGCTGAAGCACTGAGGCTCGCCGTGGCGGAAGCGGCCGAACCCGCGGACGAGACGGTCGACTGGACCGGCCGTCCCTTCAGCTGCACCGACTGCCCGCACGAGGAGATGCGGGCGAGCGGGCGCTGCGTGCTCGGGCGCGTCTGCGTCCGCGACCGCCGCGCCCGCCGGATCGACCGCTTCTTCACCGGCAACCCCGACCTCGCCGGCGCCTATCTCGACGCGCCCTATTTCGAGGTCCGCACGCTGGCGGCCAAGCACGCCAGCGTCTTCCTGCTGCCGCGGCTGATGGCCGACCCGGACCCGGAGGTCCGCGCCATGGCGGCGATGCGGCTGCCGCTCGCCCGCGTCGCGCAGATGGCCGGCGATCCCGACCGCAAGGTCCGGATCGCCTGCGCCATGCGGCTGACCGGCGCGCCGCTGCTCGCCCTCTTCGCCGATCCCGACTACTACGTCCGCCTCACCGTGGTCCGCCGCCTCGAGCCGGACCTGCTGCCGATCGCCACCGGCGATCCGGAGAGCGAGGTGCGCCGCACCGTCGCCCGGCGCATCCCGCTCGACCGCCTCGCCCCGCTCGGCTTCGATCCCGACCCGCTGGTGCGCCGCGAGGTCGCCGAGCGGCTGCCGCCGGAGAGCCTCGGCTATCTCGCCGCCGATCCCGACATCCGCATCCGCCACACCGTCGCCGAGCGCGGCGACAGGGCGGTGGTCGCCCGGCTCGTCGCCGACCCGGAGGAGGCGGTCCGCCTCGCCGCGGCCGAGAGGCTGCAAGTCCTGGAGGGAAACTGACATGGGTCTCGGACGCGAACAGGAGGTCGAGATCTTCCGCCCACCGGTCTACCTGCCGGGCACCAAGGTCGTCTGCCTCAAGCACATCCGCAACGACGGCACCTACCGCGGCCGCGAGATCGGCGAGGTGCTGGTCCGCAAGGGCGACGTCGGCTACGTGCGCGACATCGGCACCTTCCTCCAGCAGTTCTACATCTACGCCGTCGAGTGGATCGAGCCCGGCACGATCGTCGGCATGCGCGGCAAGGAGCTGAAGCCCTTCGCCGAACCCGCCTCCACCGGAGTTGCCCCATGAAAGTGATGATCCGAGCGACCGCGAAGGGCCTGTCGGCCTACGTGCCGAAGAAGGACCTCGAGGAACCGGTGGTCTACGCCGAGCGCGACCCGGTGTGGGGCGGCGAGATCCGCCTCAAGAACGGCTGGACGCTGGTGCTGCCGGAGATGCCGGCCGAAACGCGGCTGCCGGTGACCGTCGACGCCCGCCGCGTGGGAGGTGGCGATGAGTGAGTTGCACACCGCCCTCCCCGCCGGCGCCGCCGCACCGACGATCCCCGCTCCGGACGCCGACCGCGACGCCATCGTCGCCACCGCGATCGGCCGTCTGATCACCGGCCGCGCGATCCCCTTCCTCGGGCCGGGCGCGCTCGCCGGCGCGGCCGAGGCCGTCGGCGTGCCGGCCTCGCCCGAGGCGGTCGCCGCCGCGCTCAACCGCTTCACCATGGCGCCGGGCCGCATCCGCACCAACATGTGGTCGGTCGCGCAGTACATCGAACAGCGCCGGCACCGCCGCACGCTCGTCGCCAACATGGCCGACATCTTCGCCAATCCGGTGCCGGCCGGCGCGCTGCACCGGGCGCTGGCGGCACTCGACCGGCTGCCGATGATCGTCGACACCTGGTACGACGGCGCGATGCGCGAGGCGCTCGCCGTCCGCGGCGACTGGGTCGAGATCCAGGGCGTGACGCGCGCGCTCGAGACCGGCGACATCTGGTGGCGCGCCTACGCCCCCGGCGGCGGCGAGGTGACCGCCGCGGACGCCGGAGCGGCGCCGCTGGTGCTCTACAAGCCGCACGGCGCGGTGGTGCCGGCGCGCAACTTCCTGGTCGCCGACAGCGACTATGTCGAGGTCCTCACCGAGATCGACATCCAGTCGCCGATCCCCGACACGGTGGTCGAGCGCCGGGCCGGCCGCAGCTTCGTCTTTCTCGGCTGCCGGTTCGACGACCAGATGCTGCGCACCTACGCCCGCCAGATCGCCAAGCGCTCGGCGGGCCCGCACGTGGCGCTGATCGACGATCCGGACGCGCTGACGCGCAACGAGCGCCGGTTCCTCGCCGACCAGATGATCGTGCCGGTGGCGATGGACCTCGGCACCTTCACGGGGCGGCTCGAGGAGGCCACCGCGGCGCTCGCCTGACCACGAGGGGCGGACGGGACTTTCGGAGGGCGCGGACCGCGGCGGCGGTCCGCGCCCTTCGCCGTTCCGGGCAGGGCGAAGGGGGGCGGACAGCGGCTGTCGAGGCTTTGTCGGGGCTGCGACATCGACGTCGGGAGCGCACCGGCGCGGACCTCGGCGACGACGCTGAAAATGCTTTTATTTCAATGCACTGCCACGCCGGTCCGGCTTGGCACGGCAGTTGCGAAAACCATGGCGGCGGCGATCGGACCGGATGTCCGGCCGCGCGGATCCAATCCCAACCCGAGGATGAACTCCATGGCCAAACTTCGGCAGATCGCCTTCTACGGCAAGGGCGGCATCGGCAAGTCCACCACCTCCCAGAACACGCTCGCGGCCCTGGTCGAGCTCGAGCAGAAGATCCTGATCGTCGGCTGCGACCCCAAGGCCGACTCCACCCGCCTGATCCTGAACGCCAAGGCGCAGGACACCGTGCTCCACCTCGCCGCCCAGCAGGGTTCGGTCGAGGACCTCGAGCTCGACGACGTGCTGAAGGTCGGCTACCGCGGCATCAAGTGCGTGGAGTCCGGCGGTCCGGAACCGGGCGTCGGCTGCGCCGGCCGCGGCGTCATCACCGCCATCAACTTCCTCGAGGAGAACGGCGCCTACGACGACGTCGACTACGTCTCCTACGACGTGCTCGGCGACGTGGTCTGCGGCGGCTTCGCGATGCCGATCCGCGAGAACAAGGCGCAGGAGATCTACATCGTCATGTCCGGCGAGATGATGGCGCTCTACGCCGCCAACAACATCGCCAAGGGCATCCTGAAGTACGCCCACTCCGGCGGCGTGCGCCTCGGCGGCCTGATCTGCAACGAGCGCCAGACCGACCGCGAGCTCGACCTCGCCGAGGCCCTGGCGGCGCGGATCAACACCAAGCTGATCCACTTCGTGCCGCGCGACAACATCGTGCAGCACGCCGAGCTGCGCAAGCAGACCGTCCTGCAGTACGCCCCCGACAGCCAGCAGGCGCAGGAATACCGCCAGCTCGCCAACAAGATCCACGTCAACTCCGGCCAGGGTACCGTCCCGACCCCCATCACCATGGAGGAGCTCGAGGACATGCTGCTCGCCTTCGGCATCATGAAGACCGACGAGCAGATGCTGGCCGATCTCCAGGCCAAGGAAGCCGCCCGCGCCGCCGCGGCGCACTGATCCGGCGCCCCGGCGCCGTCGGTCCTCTCCGGGCCTTGCCCCCGGAGCGGACCGGAGCCGGCGCCGCCCCGCCCCATCTTCCGCAAGGGAACATCCCATGAGCCTCGACTACGAGAACGACGGCGAAGCGATGGAACGGATCATCGAGGAGGTCCTCGACGCCTATCCGGAGAAATTCGCCAAGCGGCGCAAGAAGCACCTCTCGGTCGCCACGCCGGCCGGCGAGGCCGAGGAGCACGGCGAGGTCAAGCCCCTCACCGAATGCGACGTCAAGAGCAACATCAAGTCCGTGCCGGGCGTGATGACCATCCGCGGCTGCGCCTACGCCGGTTCCAAGGGCGTGGTGTGGGGTCCGATCAAGGACATGGTCCACATCTCCCACGGCCCGGTCGGCTGCGGCCAGTATTCGTGGTCGCAGCGGCGCAACTACTACATCGGCAAGACCGGCATCGACAGCTTCGTGACGATGCAGTTCACCTCCGACTTCCAGGAGCGCGACATCGTCTTCGGCGGCGACAAGAAACTGGAGAAGGTGATCGACGAGATCGACGCGCTGTTCCCGCTGGCGAACGGCACCACGATCCAGTCGGAATGCCCGATCGGCCTGATCGGCGACGACATCGAGGCCGTCTCGAAGAAGAAGGCCAAGGAGCACGGCAAGACCATCGTGCCGGTGCGCTGCGAGGGCTTCCGCGGCGTGTCGCAGTCGCTCGGTCACCACATCGCCAACGACGCGGTGCGCGACTGGGTGTTCGAGAACAAGGGCGGCGTCGAGCAGAACCCCGACACCGGCTTCGTCCCCGGCCCCTACGACGTCAACGTCATCGGCGACTACAACATCGGCGGCGACGCCTGGGCCTCGCGCATCCTGCTCGAGGAGATCGGGCTGCGCGTCGTCGGCAACTGGTCGGGCGACGCCACGCTCGCCGAGATCGAGCGGGCGCCGAAGGCCAAGCTCAACCTCATCCACTGCTACCGGTCGATGAACTACATCTGCCGCTACATGGAAGAGAAGTACGGCATCTCCTGGATGGAGTACAATTTCTTCGGCCCGAGCCAGATCGAGGCGTCGTTGCGCGCGATCGCCAAGCACTTTGGCCCGGAGATCGAGGAGAAGGCCGAAGCGGTGATCGCCAAGTACCGGCCGCTGGTCGACGCGGTGATCGCGAAGTACCGGCCGCGCCTCGAGGGCAAGACGGTGATGCTCTACGTCGGCGGCCTGCGCCCGCGTCACGTCATCACCGCCTACGAGGACCTCGGCATGGAGATCGTCGGCACGGGCTACGAGTTCGGCCACAACGACGACTACCAGCGCACCGGTCACTACGTGAAGAAGGGCACGCTGATCTACGACGACGTCACCGGCTACGAGCTCGAGAAGTTCATCGAGAAGGTCCGGCCCGACCTGGTCGGTTCCGGCATCAAGGAGAAGTACCCGGTGCAGAAGATGGGCATCCCGTTCCGTCAGATGCACAGCTGGGACTATTCCGGCCCCTACCACGGCTACGACGGTTTCGCGATCTTCGCCCGCGACATGGACCTCGCCATCAACAACCCCGTCTGGGGCCTGATGAAGGCGCCGTGGAAGAAGGACGCCGAACCCGCGCCGACGCTCGTCGCCGCGGAGTGATACCTGGCCGGGTCGCCCGAGACCCGGCCACCAACTTCCCCCTCTGGACACGACCCGCCCCGCGCCGGCCCGCCGGCCGCGACCGCCCCTCCTTTGCCCGAGCCGCCGTATGGCGCGGCCGCACCCGAAGGATCAGACCCATGCCGCAGTCCGCCGAAAAGGTGCTCGACCACGCACCGCTGTTCCGCGAGCCCGAATACAAGGACATGCTCGCCGCCAAGAAGGCCAATTTCGAGTGCGGCGTCTCCGACGCGCGCGTCACCGAGATCGCCGACTGGACGAAGTCCTGGGACTACCGGGAGAAGAACTTCGCCCGCGAGGCGCTGACCGTGAACCCGGCCAAGGCCTGCCAGCCGCTCGGCGCGGTGTTCGCCGCCGCCGGCTTCGAGCGGACGATGAGCTTCGTCCACGGCTCGCAGGGCTGCGTCGCCTACTACCGCTCGCACCTGTCGCGCCACTTCAAGGAGCCGTCGTCCGCGGTTTCGTCGTCGATGACCGAGGACGCCGCGGTGTTCGGCGGCCTCAACAACATGGTCGACGGCCTCGCCAACACCTATTCGCTCTACGCGCCGAAGATGATCGCGGTCTCGACCACCTGCATGGCGGAGGTGATCGGCGACGACCTGCACTCCTTCATTCAGACCGCCAAGGACAAGGGCTCGGTGCCGCAGTCCTTCGACGTGCCGTTCGCGCACACGCCGGCCTTCGTCGGCAGCCACGTCGACGGCTACGACAACATGGTCAAGGGCGTGCTCGAGCACTTCTGGAAGGGCCGGACCCGTTCGGAAGTGAAGGGCAAGGTCGCGATCATCCCCGGCTTCGACGGCTACTGCGTCGGCAACAACCGCGAGCTCAAGCGCCTGCTCGACCTGATGGGCGTCGACTACGTGCTCATCGGCGATGCCTCCGACCAGTTCGACACCCCCGCCGACGGCGAATTCCGCATGTACGACGGCGGCACGCGCCTCGAGGACGTCGCCGGCGCGCAGGACGCCGAATACGTCCTGTCGCTGCAGTCCTGGTGCACCCGCCGGACGCTGGAATACGCCGCGACCTTCGGGATCAAGACCGCGTCCTTCCACTACCCGATGGGCATCCAGGCCACCGACGAGCTGCTGCTGAAGCTCTCGGAGATCTCCGGCAAGCCGATCCCGGCCGAGATCGAGCGCGAGCGCGGCCGCCTCGTCGACGCCATGGCCGACAGCCAGGCCCATCTGCACGGCAAGAAATACGCGATCTACGGCGACCCCGACTTCGCCACCGCCTTCACCCGCTTCGTGCTGGAGACCGGCGGCGAGCCGACCCACGTGCTCTCGACCAACGGCACGAAGCACTGGGAGGAGGAACTGCAGCCGGTGCTCGACGCCTCGCCCTTCGGGCGGGACGCCACGATCTACCCGCTGAAGGACCTCTGGCACATGCGCTCGCTGCTGTTCACCGAGAAGGTCGACTTCCTGGTCGGCAACAGCTACGGCAAGTATCTCGAGCGCGACACCGGCACCCCGTTGATCCGCCTGACCTTCCCGGTGTTCGACCGCCACCACCACCACCGCTTCCCGCTGTGGGGCTACCAGGGTGGCCTGCGCGTGCTGACCACGCTGCTCGACAAGGTCTTCGACACCCTCGACCGCGAGACCATGGATCCGGGTGTCACGGACTACAGCTACGACCTGACCCGCTGACGCGGCAGAGGGTTCGACGAGCGACGGCGGCGGCCGGGCGAGAGCCCGGCCGTTTGCATTGGGACTGCCGGG
Coding sequences within:
- the nifH gene encoding nitrogenase iron protein, whose protein sequence is MAKLRQIAFYGKGGIGKSTTSQNTLAALVELEQKILIVGCDPKADSTRLILNAKAQDTVLHLAAQQGSVEDLELDDVLKVGYRGIKCVESGGPEPGVGCAGRGVITAINFLEENGAYDDVDYVSYDVLGDVVCGGFAMPIRENKAQEIYIVMSGEMMALYAANNIAKGILKYAHSGGVRLGGLICNERQTDRELDLAEALAARINTKLIHFVPRDNIVQHAELRKQTVLQYAPDSQQAQEYRQLANKIHVNSGQGTVPTPITMEELEDMLLAFGIMKTDEQMLADLQAKEAARAAAAH
- the nifD gene encoding nitrogenase molybdenum-iron protein alpha chain, which produces MSLDYENDGEAMERIIEEVLDAYPEKFAKRRKKHLSVATPAGEAEEHGEVKPLTECDVKSNIKSVPGVMTIRGCAYAGSKGVVWGPIKDMVHISHGPVGCGQYSWSQRRNYYIGKTGIDSFVTMQFTSDFQERDIVFGGDKKLEKVIDEIDALFPLANGTTIQSECPIGLIGDDIEAVSKKKAKEHGKTIVPVRCEGFRGVSQSLGHHIANDAVRDWVFENKGGVEQNPDTGFVPGPYDVNVIGDYNIGGDAWASRILLEEIGLRVVGNWSGDATLAEIERAPKAKLNLIHCYRSMNYICRYMEEKYGISWMEYNFFGPSQIEASLRAIAKHFGPEIEEKAEAVIAKYRPLVDAVIAKYRPRLEGKTVMLYVGGLRPRHVITAYEDLGMEIVGTGYEFGHNDDYQRTGHYVKKGTLIYDDVTGYELEKFIEKVRPDLVGSGIKEKYPVQKMGIPFRQMHSWDYSGPYHGYDGFAIFARDMDLAINNPVWGLMKAPWKKDAEPAPTLVAAE
- the nifK gene encoding nitrogenase molybdenum-iron protein subunit beta, giving the protein MPQSAEKVLDHAPLFREPEYKDMLAAKKANFECGVSDARVTEIADWTKSWDYREKNFAREALTVNPAKACQPLGAVFAAAGFERTMSFVHGSQGCVAYYRSHLSRHFKEPSSAVSSSMTEDAAVFGGLNNMVDGLANTYSLYAPKMIAVSTTCMAEVIGDDLHSFIQTAKDKGSVPQSFDVPFAHTPAFVGSHVDGYDNMVKGVLEHFWKGRTRSEVKGKVAIIPGFDGYCVGNNRELKRLLDLMGVDYVLIGDASDQFDTPADGEFRMYDGGTRLEDVAGAQDAEYVLSLQSWCTRRTLEYAATFGIKTASFHYPMGIQATDELLLKLSEISGKPIPAEIERERGRLVDAMADSQAHLHGKKYAIYGDPDFATAFTRFVLETGGEPTHVLSTNGTKHWEEELQPVLDASPFGRDATIYPLKDLWHMRSLLFTEKVDFLVGNSYGKYLERDTGTPLIRLTFPVFDRHHHHRFPLWGYQGGLRVLTTLLDKVFDTLDRETMDPGVTDYSYDLTR